CTGTGACTGAGAGTTCGTGGTATCTTTGATGCATAATGTGTGCGGTGTGCCCAATGCTAGATCAACAACATGCTGAATATTTCATTGTTAGTGCAAGTGGGCACAAGTCTGTTGTAGATATGCCTGCCTAGCTCAGTTTTTGTGCTGCAATTTATACAAGTTAATTTATAATTCTGGTTAGTTTTGTCACAGTTTTTTGTTTGGAGAAAATATTTCCTGATCCAATGACCTCAGGGGATTTTATAAGTTAATTATGCAAAGTACAATAGGCAGATCTGTTTTTTCTTTTCTCTGAACCTTACATTTAGTTAGAAACTTTGATTAGTTTTGTCATACTGAATGAAATCTAgtatggttcttcttgcaatggggtcATCAACTTGATCTAGTTCTATGGGACTTTAGTCATGATTAGACCACACATGTTCCAACCTATTTTTGGCCAAAAAGTTCCATTCAGTTTCTTGACTGAGAGTTATGTTCTAATTACCATGTTCTTTTGGACATTTGATGCAGTGATGTTGATGCCACAATGCTTGCATGCCTTGCATTTTCCTGCCCAAACATGCAATCTCTGGAGATAAGCATGGCTGATAGTGCAGTCAACCGGATGACTGGGTATGTTGAACCTCATCCCTAAATCACAAATCCCGTTATATTCTATCTTTTCATGCATTTTGTCCTCTGAAATATATGCTTTCTAATGTTGTCTTAGATGTAAATGATACACACATTCACTAATGTGCACTAGCAAACTGTTCAGTACTATTGGTTGAAGGTGCTTACTGATCAGAATGTTGTTTCATGCTGCCATACGCTGCCTTGCTACGCTGTGCATTGCCTCCATTTACATGATCTGAAAAATAACTTATACAGGACAGTTTATGGATAGATTAGATGATTATAAGACTGAGCGATCTTTTAACGAACACTTGTTTTCTTAAACAGGGATGAGCTTACTAGATTTATTTCGGAGAAGAAGTCTCTCACAGTTCTTAAAGTAGATCGCTGTAGTGGTCTTGGTTTTCTTAATATAAACTCTACAAGCCTTTCAACCCTCTGGCTATCAGATCTTTCCTCCCTTACAAAATCTGTAAGTTGACACACTTTTACAATTGTTGACTTATTTTGGTATGCTGTTTTATAAATTGATCAGGGTGTTATTTTCTTACAGGTCATAAACTGTCCAAATTTGAGTGAACTCTCGCTGATTTTTTCCCAACAAGATAATGATTCTACTGACCTTATTAGTATGATGGATAGTCTGGGCCGCACCtgctcaaatttgagaaaattgcaCATCTCCTCAATTCACTTGTGCAATGAAGCTGTGTTTGCTCTTGGGAGTGCTAATCTCAGGTAAATTCACATATTGCTATTGTTCATATGGATTGTTGGTCAAATTTCAGAAATTGAGCTGACTGAACTTCAATATTATTCTTGCTTATTTCTTTTTGACCATCTTATattttattcttgtttcatcagggGTTTGTGCATGCTGTCCTTGCTTCTAGGTAAAAAAATAACAGATGCAGCTGTTGCATCTATTGTTCGTTCTTTTACAAGCTTGGAGTTGCTTGATTTAAGCGGGTATGTGCTGGTTTTTATGAAGCCTAATGGTTTGGAGATATTTTGTTTAAATCATGCAAAATAAAGCCTAAACCAACATGGCATGCTTAATCTCCAGATCTTGTATCACTGATAATGGGCTTGGGATGGTCAGCAAGGCATTCCCTGATACCCTAACTAGACTGCTCCTTGCTATGTGCCCAAATATCACCTCATGTAAGTTTGAACCTTAACATTGCTTGTGCTCCTTTGTTCTAGGGATTTCGGAAATATCACATTGCCCATAGCTGCAAATATCTAAAAGTTTTCATGTTCATGTGATCTGTAGATGGGGTCCAGGTGGCCACAGCGCAGTTGCCACTTCTTCAGCTCATGGACTGTGGCAAGAGCTTATGTGCCAATGTGCAGCCTGAAGCACCCCGATCATACTTTGGTGATCTCAATGGAGGGATTAGGTTTTGCTCGAAACTACAAATCACAAGGAAGCAGCAACCAACTTACCAAAAGTTGATTATAAAGCATGCTAATCTGAAGAAACTCAGTCTTTGGGGCTGTTCTGGAATAGATGTAAGTGCTCAAAAATTCATGATTACTATTTTTTTGTATTCTTGTTTGCGTACAAAATGAAGCTATGTTCTTACTACTGTTCTCTTCATGCATGACAGGCCCTATGTGTAAATTGTCCAGAGCTGAATGATCTGAACCTCAACTCCTGCATAAATCTGAATCCAGGTGTGACATCCTAATTCTTTCTTGTTCGGTCGGTACCGAACTACTCTGTAGATGCTTCTTCAGTGTCCAAACTTATAAATGGTTAGTGCATGAGTATTTACAGCCTGTGAAACTTTCTGCAGAACGGTTGCTTCTTCAGTGTCCAAGCTTGAAAGATGTTCATGTCACTGGATGCCGTGATATGTTAATCGGAGCAATCAGAAACCAGGTACTGCCAATTTCTAACCTCCCGTGTGATGAGAAAAGCCTTAGCTGCTGCAACATCAATTGTCAAGTTTCGTCTTAATCTTAGGTTGAAATATAGGGGGTATTGCCATAAATCTTATGTTCCTGTTTCTGAACGAGTTGCCACTCTAAATTTTGCCAGGTTCTGAACGAGTTTGCAGCAGCCGAGCCTCGCATGCCTTGCAAGCGCCTTGCGGATGGCTCGAAGCGGGTGCAAGTCCCACAATTCATGCTAGAACAGGTAATGAACTGCACCTGCAATGCTGCAACCCTCACCAATCTGCATCCACTTGTTGGTTCATCGCTTCTCTGTTGACACTGATCACTCACATTCGTTTACTGCGAACCCTTTTCAGCAGTTTGAGGACGAGAAATGGTGCGGCGAGTCGCGGCGAAGCCAGTGCGCGGTTCACATCTGAGCTGAAGCAAGGCAGTCACTTGCAGAGCCAGCCGAATAGCTAGCAGTCCCAACAACCTAGGGGGGCACAGGAAAGGAAGATTAGTTAGGCTGTGATGTTGTAAGGCTGGCTGAGGGCACATAATCTGAGCCTACTGGTGTTGTAAGCTCTACTGTTCTTGTTTCTCTGCAAAAATCTCATTTGTTTCTTCCCTGCTGAATTCTTCTGTTGGACAATAAGGGCATGGTGTAGTGTGTAGCCTAGCACCCTTGGTTCGTCCTGGAAAATAATGATGACATAAATTAAATATTTATTGGTGTGTCCATATATTATTTTTGTCATGTTCCTGCCGATTTATTTAGTCTCTTGTTTCCAAATGGATGCTGCTGTAACTGTAAGACTGCAAGCGTACACTGTCTGGTGTGGATTTCCCAGTGTGAGCTGGGGCAATTTTACAGTCGGGTCCTGGGGATGCACTTGCATTTGAGATTAGTACGAGGGGCCCAGATGGAAAGTTCCACctgttcttttgttttattttatttttttcctgaaAGAAATTCAGTCCCTCGCTTTCTGAATCGGAACCGAGTGGAGTTGAATCGGATAGGAATGAAAAGATTCTGATCCTTACTTAATCCTCTGGATAATCCAGTCTAACCAACTGCAGCGTTTTTGTCGCTTAATCTCACTTTGGAAGAACAGCACGCGCTCCTCGATCCAGAGAGGAGCCATGGAGCTGTCGggttccgtcgcctgccccacggcGGCTCAGGCGCGGCTGCTCCGGCCGCCGGCTGATCTTCGCCGGCTCGCCTCGCCTCGTAAGTGATCTATGACCATCCCCCCTTCTCTTTCTCATCTTCCCGGCTAGCAAGTAGGGTGGTTCAGCCCCGCGATTTACTGCTCCGTCCCCGGCGCCGGTTTCGACTATACGACGAGCTGCGGCGGGGATCGCCGGCGAGGCTTTGCTCTGCGTACGGTTGATTCGTAGGCGGCGGCTGATTCGTAGACTGATTCTACAAACCATGTCTCTGATTATCTGTCTTTGCTGAATAGCTCAAAGGTGCAATGTCCCTGCCTCTTCAGGATACACATCTTGTAGGAGTTTCGCCGTGAGAAGCAAAGTGACCAAGGCAATGCCCTCACTGAGTGTGAGCTTTCAGCCCGCATTTCGTCAGCCAGTTACTCGGGCTACATGGAAGAAGAAGCACAATGTGAGCGGCCTTTTCTTCTCACGCAGTTCTATCATTCGTGTTTTTTTTTGCGATGTTTGACTCCAGCATTGTTTTCCAGATTGCATGCTATCAGAGACAAGGAGCTCCACAGATAGAAGCCAAGTAAGTTGCAAGTGTCATTTATGAAGGAAAACAATCACCACACTGTCAGAATTGGCCCATTTTAATTTACCAAGTTGGTCTTTAGGGCATCTAGCACATTCCCCAAAAGTTATATTTGAGGGAAAATCTAGCAGAACacaagaactactccctccgtcccaaatataAGACGTTACTACATCCAATATACTCAACATATAAGTTGTTTATGTTTTCAAGAATAGCTTCCGAACTAGCACCAGAAATCTGGATACAAAGGGGAAAGGAATATTCTAAAACATAAGAACGTTAGCTCATGTCACCAGTGAAGTATTTTTTTTAGTGAGTATGCAAAACATGGTGCCCGGAGCAGAGAGACATGGGATGCTNNNNNNNNNNNNNNNNNNNNNNNNNNNNNNNNNNNNNNNNNNNNNNNNNNNNNNNNNNNNNNNNNNNNNNNNNNNNNNNNNNNNNNNNNNNNNNNNNNNNNNNNNNNNNNNNNNNNNNNNNNNNNNNNNNNNNNNNNNNNNNNNNNNNNNNNNNNNNNNNNNNNNNNNNNNNNNNNNNNNNNNNNNNNNNNNNNNNNNNNNNNNNNNNNNNNNNNNNNNNNNNNNNNNNNNNNNNNNNNNNNNNNNNNNNNNNNNNNNNNNNNNNNNNNNNNNNNNNNNNNNNNNNNNNNNNNNNNNNNNNNNNNNNNNNNNNNNNNNNNNNNNNNNNNNNNNNNNNNNNNNNNNNNNNNNNNNNNNNNNNNNNNNNNNNNNNNNNNNNNNNNNNNNNNNNNNNNNNNNNNNNNNNNNNNNNNNNNNNNNNNNNNNNNNNNNNNNNNNNNNNNNNNNNNNNNNNNNNNNNNNNNNNNNNNNNNNNNNNNNNNNNNNNNNNNNNNNNNNNNNNNNNNNNNNNNNNNNNNNNNNNNNNNNNNNNNNNNNNNNNNNNNNNNNNNNNNNNNNNNNNNNNNNNNNNNNNNNNNNNNNNNNNNNNNNNNNNNNNNNNNNNNNNNNNNNNNNAAGAACCCCCGCTGCGCGGCCACGGCTCCAAACTCGACTGGATCAACGTACCCCCACCAAGAGGGGCAGAAGATCGGCAAAGTGGGCTGCAGGACCCAGCCTAGCCGGAAGCAGAAGATATGGGGGAAGCACCATCGAAGTCGTACATAgtgttcccgcaaaaaaaaagaagtcGTACATAGTGCCACGGAAGGCCACGCCTTGAGAGGCAGCCCAAACCAACGTGACATCCAACATCCCCAAAACCAACACTAGGGACGCCACGAGCAAACAAGAcggtgccttcaagaaggaaaacGACGCCGTGTGGCGCCGGCGCCGTCCGATCCGAGGAGTCAGACCTACTGTTTCCTGCGGTTCTCGAAGAG
Above is a window of Triticum dicoccoides isolate Atlit2015 ecotype Zavitan chromosome 5B, WEW_v2.0, whole genome shotgun sequence DNA encoding:
- the LOC119307440 gene encoding F-box/LRR-repeat protein 17-like isoform X2 yields the protein MASSDALSVVPAPDAAAAPAQPAVAKKRGSYNCGRCGLPKKGHVCSIPGPPAAGAGAAPAAEHKPRRALHFDEAAAAGGALDATPVAVAYPAPHRPPEKKARVDVVDVDDSEPESGAVVRQGLVAVGSGVRVPGEVVIEVLRRLAPRAVAASAAVSRGWRDCARRVWRGAEELRLRAAGVSTIGTLLPRCPALSRLVLRMESDVDATMLACLAFSCPNMQSLEISMADSAVNRMTGDELTRFISEKKSLTVLKVDRCSGLGFLNINSTSLSTLWLSDLSSLTKSVINCPNLSELSLIFSQQDNDSTDLISMMDSLGRTCSNLRKLHISSIHLCNEAVFALGSANLRGLCMLSLLLGKKITDAAVASIVRSFTSLELLDLSGSCITDNGLGMVSKAFPDTLTRLLLAMCPNITSYGVQVATAQLPLLQLMDCGKSLCANVQPEAPRSYFGDLNGGIRFCSKLQITRKQQPTYQKLIIKHANLKKLSLWGCSGIDALCVNCPELNDLNLNSCINLNPERLLLQCPSLKDVHVTGCRDMLIGAIRNQVLNEFAAAEPRMPCKRLADGSKRVQVPQFMLEQFEDEKWCGESRRSQCAVHI
- the LOC119307440 gene encoding F-box/LRR-repeat protein 17-like isoform X1, encoding MASSDALSVVPAPDAAAAPAQPAVAKKRGSYNCGRCGLPKKGHVCSIPGPPAAGAGAAPAAEHKPRRALHFDEAAAAGGALDATPVAVAYPAPHRPPEKKARVDVVDVDDSEPESGAVVRQGLVAVGSGVRVPGEVVIEVLRRLAPRAVAASAAVSRGWRDCARRVWRGAEELRLRAAGVSTIGTLLPRCPALSRLVLRMESDVDATMLACLAFSCPNMQSLEISMADSAVNRMTGDELTRFISEKKSLTVLKVDRCSGLGFLNINSTSLSTLWLSDLSSLTKSVINCPNLSELSLIFSQQDNDSTDLISMMDSLGRTCSNLRKLHISSIHLCNEAVFALGSANLRGLCMLSLLLGKKITDAAVASIVRSFTSLELLDLSGSCITDNGLGMVSKAFPDTLTRLLLAMCPNITSYGVQVATAQLPLLQLMDCGKSLCANVQPEAPRSYFGDLNGGIRFCSKLQITRKQQPTYQKLIIKHANLKKLSLWGCSGIDALCVNCPELNDLNLNSCINLNPERLLLQCPSLKDVHVTGCRDMLIGAIRNQVLNEFAAAEPRMPCKRLADGSKRVQVPQFMLEQQFEDEKWCGESRRSQCAVHI